Proteins from a genomic interval of Streptomyces sp. SID8374:
- a CDS encoding PIG-L deacetylase family protein codes for MTQQPLEPLPADWSRALAVVAHPDDLEYGAAAAVADWTDGGREVVYLLASRGEAGIHTLPPEECAPLREREQRASAAVVGVRTVEFLDHRDGVIEYGTGLRRDIAAAIRRHRPELVVTLNHRDTWGGAAWNTPDHRAVGRATLDAVADAGNRWIFPELKEQGLEPWDGVRWTAVAGSDRPTHAVDATAGFERSVESLLAHRTYIEALTADEPETYCRSFLEGMVRAEADRFGGRPAVAFEVFAH; via the coding sequence CAGCCGCTCGAACCCCTGCCCGCCGACTGGAGCCGCGCCCTGGCGGTGGTCGCCCACCCCGACGACCTGGAGTACGGCGCTGCGGCCGCCGTGGCCGACTGGACCGACGGCGGCCGTGAGGTCGTCTACCTCCTCGCCAGCCGGGGCGAGGCCGGGATCCACACCCTGCCGCCCGAGGAGTGCGCCCCGCTGCGCGAGCGGGAGCAGCGGGCGAGCGCCGCCGTCGTCGGAGTCCGTACGGTGGAGTTCCTGGACCACCGCGACGGGGTGATCGAGTACGGCACCGGGCTGCGCCGCGACATCGCCGCCGCCATCCGCCGCCACCGCCCCGAGCTCGTCGTCACCCTCAACCACCGGGACACCTGGGGCGGCGCGGCCTGGAACACCCCCGACCACCGGGCCGTCGGCCGGGCCACCCTGGACGCCGTCGCCGACGCGGGCAACCGGTGGATCTTCCCGGAGCTGAAGGAGCAGGGTCTGGAGCCCTGGGACGGGGTGCGGTGGACCGCCGTGGCGGGCAGCGACCGGCCCACGCACGCGGTGGACGCGACGGCGGGGTTCGAACGTTCCGTGGAGTCCCTGCTCGCGCACCGGACCTATATCGAGGCCCTGACGGCGGACGAGCCGGAGACCTACTGCCGGTCCTTCCTTGAGGGCATGGTGCGGGCCGAGGCCGACCGGTTCGGCGGGCGTCCGGCGGTCGCCTTCGAGGTCTTCGCCCACTGA
- a CDS encoding XRE family transcriptional regulator, whose translation MKEHDREDPELDAVLTGVGPRLRRLRKDRGVTLSALSAATGISVSTLSRLESGGRRPSLELLLPIARAHEVPLDDLVGAPPVGDPRVRAKPIVQHGRTMLPLTARPGGLQAYKMVQEAGSGEEPEQRTHEGYEWLFVLSGKLRLLLAEHDLVLEPGEAAEFDTRLPHWFGPAEDKPVEFLSLFGPQGERMHVRAKPKRG comes from the coding sequence ATGAAGGAACACGACCGGGAAGACCCCGAACTCGACGCCGTCCTCACCGGGGTCGGCCCCCGGCTGCGCCGCCTGCGCAAGGACCGCGGGGTCACCCTCTCCGCGCTCTCCGCCGCCACCGGAATCTCCGTCTCCACCCTCTCCCGGCTGGAGTCCGGCGGCCGCCGCCCCAGCCTGGAGCTGCTGCTCCCGATCGCCCGCGCCCACGAGGTCCCCCTCGACGACCTGGTGGGCGCCCCGCCCGTGGGGGACCCCCGGGTGCGGGCCAAGCCGATCGTGCAGCACGGCCGGACGATGCTGCCGCTGACCGCCCGCCCCGGTGGACTCCAGGCGTACAAGATGGTGCAGGAGGCGGGCAGCGGGGAGGAGCCGGAGCAGCGCACGCACGAGGGGTACGAGTGGCTGTTCGTGCTCTCCGGGAAGCTGCGGCTGCTGCTGGCCGAGCACGATCTGGTGCTGGAGCCGGGCGAGGCCGCCGAGTTCGACACCCGGCTGCCGCACTGGTTCGGACCGGCGGAGGACAAGCCCGTGGAGTTCCTCAGCCTCTTCGGTCCGCAGGGCGAGCGGATGCATGTGAGGGCGAAGCCGAAGCGGGGCTGA
- a CDS encoding NADPH:quinone oxidoreductase family protein yields MQAWRVHRNGEPGEVMSLEETDRPAPGDGQVLVRVAAANVNFPDALLCRGQYQVRPPLPFTPGVEVCGTTEDGRRVLATPALPYGGFAEYVVADEAALLPAPDALDDAEAAALHIGYQTGWFGLHRRANLRAGETLLVHAAAGGVGSAAVQLGKAAGATVIGVVGGPEKAAVARELGCDLVVDRRSEDIVAAVKEATGGRGADIVYDPVGGEAYAKSVKCIAFEGRVLVVGFASGNIPAPALNHALVKNYSIVGLHWGLYNAKDPAAVRACHDELTKLAAQGIVKPLISERVEMAGAAQAVQRVADGTSTGRIVVLPGGVR; encoded by the coding sequence ATGCAGGCATGGCGAGTGCACCGGAACGGCGAGCCGGGCGAGGTGATGAGCCTGGAGGAGACGGACCGGCCCGCCCCCGGCGATGGACAGGTGCTCGTCCGGGTCGCCGCGGCGAACGTCAACTTCCCCGACGCCCTGCTCTGCCGGGGCCAGTACCAGGTGCGGCCGCCGCTGCCGTTCACCCCGGGCGTCGAGGTGTGCGGCACGACGGAGGACGGACGGCGCGTCCTCGCCACCCCCGCCCTGCCGTACGGCGGTTTCGCCGAGTACGTCGTCGCGGACGAGGCGGCCCTGCTGCCCGCCCCCGACGCCCTGGACGACGCCGAAGCGGCCGCTCTCCACATCGGCTACCAGACCGGCTGGTTCGGCCTGCACCGCCGCGCGAACCTCCGGGCGGGCGAGACCCTCCTCGTCCACGCGGCGGCGGGCGGTGTCGGCAGCGCGGCCGTCCAGCTCGGCAAGGCGGCGGGCGCCACCGTGATCGGCGTCGTCGGCGGACCGGAGAAGGCGGCCGTCGCCCGCGAGCTCGGCTGCGACCTGGTCGTCGACCGGCGAAGCGAGGACATCGTCGCCGCCGTGAAGGAAGCCACCGGCGGGCGCGGCGCGGACATCGTCTACGACCCGGTCGGCGGCGAGGCGTACGCCAAGTCCGTCAAGTGCATCGCCTTCGAGGGCCGTGTCCTCGTCGTCGGCTTCGCCAGCGGCAACATCCCCGCCCCGGCGCTCAACCACGCCCTGGTGAAGAACTACTCGATCGTCGGGCTGCACTGGGGCCTCTACAACGCCAAGGACCCGGCAGCCGTCCGCGCCTGCCACGACGAGCTGACCAAGCTGGCCGCTCAGGGGATCGTGAAACCCCTGATCAGCGAGCGTGTCGAGATGGCCGGAGCCGCCCAGGCGGTCCAGCGCGTCGCCGACGGCACCAGCACCGGCCGGATCGTCGTCCTGCCCGGAGGTGTCCGATGA